A stretch of the Gracilinanus agilis isolate LMUSP501 chromosome 4, AgileGrace, whole genome shotgun sequence genome encodes the following:
- the LOC123246711 gene encoding olfactory receptor 11A1-like: MASPPRENQTVIVEFVLLGFSTIWQLNIALFTTFLASYIFTVTGNGLIVLLVVLDHHLHIPMYFFLVNLSFLEIGYTSNIIPRMLASILAGQKTMSMASCLTQFYLFGSLAATECLLLAAMSYDRYLAICQPLRYTVLMKGQVCVGLAASSWLACFLLTAPTIVLLSRLTFCGPNEIDHFFCDFTPLVRLSCTDTSLMETIAFATSSAVTLVPFLLITASYACILTTILRIPSGAGRRKAFSTCSSHFTVVTMFYGTLIATYLAPSAHSSRFLRKVFALLYTILTPMFNPIIYSLRNRDIHEALKRYLSRKTVLFQ; encoded by the coding sequence ATGGCCAGTCCTCCCCGGGAGAATCAAACAGTCATTGTGGAATTTGTGCTTCTGGGATTTTCTACCATTTGGCAGCTGAATATTGCCCTTTTCACCACCTTTTTAGCTTCGTACATCTTCACAGTCACTGGGAACGGCCTCATCGTTCTCCTCGTTGTGCTCGACCACCACCTTCACATCCCCATGTATTTTTTCCTGGTCAACCTTTCCTTCCTGGAGATCGGCTACACCTCTAACATCATCCCAAGAATGCTGGCAAGTATATTAGCCGGGCAGAAAACCATGTCGATGGCCAGCTGCCTCACACAATTCTATCTCTTCGGATCCCTGGCGGCCACAGAATGTCTTTTGTTGGCTGCGATGTCCTACGACCGCTATTTAGCCATCTGCCAGCCTCTTCGCTACACTGTTCTCATGAAGGGCCAGGTCTGCGTTGGCCTGGCCGCCAGCTCCTGGCTGGCCTGCTTCCTTCTCACAGCACCGACCATCGTCCTCCTGTCCAGGCTGACCTTCTGCGGGCCCAATGAAATCGATCATTTCTTCTGTGATTTTACTCCTCTCGTCCGACTCTCCTGCACAGACACCTCACTGATGGAGACCATCGCCTTTGCTACCTCTTCTGCTGTGACTCTGGTCCCCTTTCTCCTCATCACAGCTTCCTATGCCTGCATCCTCACCACCATCCTGAGGATCCCCTCCGGGGCTGGCCGCCGCAAGGCCTTCTCTACCTGCTCCTCACACTTCACCGTGGTCACCATGTTCTATGGGACACTGATTGCCACCTACCTCGCGCCCTCGGCTCATTCATCCCGCTTTCTGCGCAAAGTGTTTGCTCTGCTCTACACCATCCTGACCCCCATGTTCAATCCCATCATCTATAGCTTAAGGAATAGAGACATCCATGAGGCCCTCAAGAGATATTTGAGCAGAAAGACAGTTCTTTTCCAGTGA